A DNA window from Acidobacteriota bacterium contains the following coding sequences:
- a CDS encoding TonB-dependent receptor → MVHSVFASPLASLPPRSGALSLRPPGAVRRCRGTRARAVLTLLLGALFLAVALAQGEQEKKKGDGRDTEKKAPAEITEAITVSSETPKEMPVATVSVLLPDKIEAADARDLAEVLSYTSGTYVSVGSKDEWRIKIRGLDTGRTTLLYDGIPVYEPYFNSYDLKTFMASDIERIQVIKGASSVLYGPNTLGGIIELITRRPDRPSFSAELTRGENETARINAYGNINLGKFIFLLGGDVEKSDGFCYRAGDRTTLRANSDYERNNILGKVYYYPRPDIELLGEFSWFNTNYGIPWALEVQKANYWRFADWDRCTVSFGGTTPSFNDGFLKFRAFYVSYYNVLDAYKNASLTTRQWRSTYDNYSWGFFVLNTTPFGSRHELRTSVNFHTDKVRQQSDLGKPWEVFTQDVLSVGAEDYIRLNSRWGLQVGASVDYLMKEEGEGNNKARINPLVALKYNPTEDIDLRLTLSRKSRFPSMKNLYGSTGGNPDLRDETGANVEFGAAWRGPVRLAGAVFYNRLKDLIERKNLSDGTYININISQASIAGFEAEASRSWEWVDLSANYTFLQAENLSAGVPLDLTPKNQFNAFLTLHPKDWFRFSFWGIAASSARYTASNGSVVRVPGYAVFNASLERKLGLGLGLICKLENVFNKAYVTEPGFPMRARTFTAGIRFNWDAAPPTAPGE, encoded by the coding sequence ATGGTTCACTCTGTCTTCGCTTCACCCCTCGCCAGCCTCCCCCCCCGTTCCGGGGCCCTTTCCCTCCGACCGCCGGGCGCGGTCCGCCGGTGCCGCGGCACCCGGGCACGGGCCGTCCTGACGCTGCTCCTGGGGGCCCTTTTCCTGGCCGTTGCCCTGGCACAGGGCGAACAGGAAAAAAAGAAGGGCGACGGCAGGGACACGGAAAAGAAAGCCCCGGCGGAGATTACCGAGGCCATCACGGTCTCCTCGGAGACCCCGAAGGAGATGCCGGTGGCCACCGTGTCCGTGCTCCTCCCGGACAAGATCGAGGCCGCCGACGCCCGCGACCTGGCGGAGGTCCTCAGCTACACGTCCGGGACCTACGTGTCCGTGGGCAGCAAGGACGAGTGGCGCATCAAGATCCGCGGGCTGGACACCGGCCGCACCACCCTGCTCTACGACGGGATCCCCGTTTACGAGCCCTACTTCAACTCCTACGACCTGAAGACCTTCATGGCGTCCGACATCGAACGGATCCAGGTGATCAAGGGCGCGTCCTCGGTCCTGTACGGCCCCAACACCCTGGGCGGCATCATCGAACTGATCACCCGCCGCCCCGACCGCCCCTCCTTCTCCGCCGAGCTGACCCGCGGCGAGAACGAGACCGCCCGCATCAACGCCTACGGCAACATCAACCTCGGGAAGTTCATCTTCCTTCTCGGCGGGGACGTGGAGAAATCCGACGGCTTCTGCTACCGGGCCGGCGACCGCACCACCCTCCGGGCCAACAGCGATTACGAGCGGAACAACATCCTCGGGAAGGTCTACTACTACCCCCGCCCCGACATCGAACTGCTGGGGGAGTTCAGCTGGTTCAACACCAACTACGGCATCCCGTGGGCGCTGGAGGTCCAGAAGGCCAACTACTGGCGTTTCGCCGACTGGGACCGCTGCACCGTCAGCTTCGGCGGCACCACGCCCAGCTTCAACGACGGGTTCCTCAAGTTCCGGGCCTTCTACGTGAGTTACTACAATGTCCTGGACGCCTACAAGAACGCCTCCCTCACCACCCGCCAGTGGCGGTCCACCTACGACAACTATTCCTGGGGCTTCTTCGTCCTGAACACCACGCCCTTCGGGAGCAGGCACGAACTCCGCACCAGCGTCAACTTCCACACCGACAAGGTCCGGCAGCAGTCCGACCTGGGGAAACCGTGGGAGGTCTTCACCCAGGACGTCCTCTCCGTGGGCGCGGAGGACTACATCCGCCTGAACTCCCGGTGGGGGCTCCAGGTGGGCGCCAGCGTCGACTACCTGATGAAGGAGGAGGGCGAGGGCAACAACAAGGCCCGGATCAACCCCCTGGTGGCCCTCAAGTACAACCCCACCGAGGACATCGACCTCCGCCTGACCCTGTCCCGGAAGTCCCGCTTCCCCAGCATGAAAAACCTGTACGGCTCCACCGGCGGCAACCCCGACCTCCGGGACGAGACCGGCGCCAACGTCGAGTTCGGCGCCGCCTGGCGGGGCCCCGTGCGACTCGCGGGAGCCGTCTTCTACAACCGGCTGAAGGACCTCATCGAGCGCAAGAACCTCTCCGACGGGACCTACATCAACATCAACATCAGCCAGGCCTCCATCGCCGGTTTCGAGGCCGAGGCCTCCCGGTCCTGGGAGTGGGTCGACCTGAGCGCGAACTACACCTTCCTGCAGGCGGAGAACCTGAGCGCCGGCGTCCCGCTGGACCTGACCCCCAAAAACCAGTTCAACGCCTTCCTGACCCTGCACCCGAAAGACTGGTTCCGTTTCAGTTTCTGGGGGATCGCCGCCTCCTCCGCCCGCTACACCGCCTCCAACGGGTCCGTCGTCCGGGTCCCCGGGTACGCGGTCTTCAACGCCTCGCTGGAGCGGAAGCTGGGGCTGGGACTGGGGCTCATCTGCAAGCTCGAGAACGTGTTCAACAAGGCCTACGTCACGGAACCGGGCTTCCCCATGCGGGCCCGCACCTTCACCGCCGGCATCCGGTTCAACTGGGACGCCGCGCCCCCGACCGCGCCGGGGGAGTAG